The following is a genomic window from Chryseobacterium sp. StRB126.
TGCTATTGTTCCCTGATCTATGGCCAGATATCTTGGCGTAAACCAGTTGTTATAATTGATGGATGTTGCATCGTAAGGTCCCGCTGATCCGATAAATTCAGGCTTTTGAGTATAGATGAATCGTAAAAAATCCATGGATTCTTTTGGAGTGTATGGAAAACTGCTCAAGGCAGCTGTTGGGGTTATTACTCCATTGTCATTGCCAGGCATGTGAGCCGTATAGCCTGTGCTTCCATCTTCATTTCTTGTATAACCGGCTGTTAATCCCCAATAGTTTGGACTGTAGCCTTTCCATTGTTTCGGATTTTCAACGCAGTATTTATAATCAATAAGGGTTTGATTTTTATTAATATCAAAATAGTTTTTCACCAATTTATCAGATAATCCTGTAGGATCAAGTCCAACGTATGAATATTGAGCCCAGAAAAGTGGCCCGCCATATTCTTCGGCATAGTTGTGTTTTACATACAGAGGGAGCCCGTATTTTGTTTTGTCTGTAAGGTAGGTTCCGTTTCTGGCCCACCCTTTATAGTAGGTTTCAGCATCTATGGAATACGTAGGTGAAGATGCGGCAAGGATATAAGTAATCAGACATTCATTATAGCCTTCTAATGGAAAATTCATTTCCCATTGGTATTCCGGTGACCAGTGCCAGTATAGCACTTTTTCTCCGCCTTTGGTGTACCAGTTCCATTGAATTCCTTTCCAAAGTTCATCACATTTTTCGGCTAAAGCTTTTTCTTCTGCATTTCCGTTTTTAAAGTATTCACGAACCATCAATATCCCTGAAGTAAGGAATGCTGTTTCTACAAGATCTCCACCATTATCTTTTTTTCCAAAAGGAACGGTTTTTCCGGTTTCTCCATTAATCCAATGTGACCAGGCACCTTTGTGACGGTCTGCTTTAGCCAGAAAATCCATCATATGGGTCAATCTTTTCACAGCTTCTTTTCTTGGAATAAATCCTCTCTCCACTCCTACCAGTAAGGTTGCCAATCCAAATCCTGAACCTCCTGTTGTGATAACATGTTTATCGTTATCCGGATAGATATCATCTTCATGGTAACGTTCTCTTCCCAGCAGAGAATTGGGTTCTGCATAATCCCAGAAGTATTTTAAGGCGTCTTTCTGCACTTTGTCCATTAGTTGTTCATCCGTAATTGTACTTTTAACTGCATTATTTTTTACGATTTCAGATTGGGAAGTCTGAACATTTTTACAAGAATAAGTGAAGAGCAAAGAAGTTACGGCAATTGACAATAGGGTCCTTTTCATTGGTATCGGGGTTAAGGGTTATAAAATTAGAGGAGAATTTTCACTCTCCTCTAGTTTATGGTTATTGATTAATATCCTGGGTTTTGTGTAAACACACCGGCACTTTCAGTAATGGCATCAAATGGAATTGGGAATAATTCATTTTTTCCTGACTTGAATCCATAAGGAGCAAGTACTGTAGCAGCCTGTCCTGTTCTTACAAGATCTACAAAACGATCTCCTTCCATTGCTAGTTCTACTCTACGTTCGTGCCAGATCGCATTTCTAAGATCTAGCTGATTTGAAGCTGTAGTACCTGTAAGTTTAGCTCTTGTTCTCACTTTATTAAGACTTGTGATCGCTGCACCAGAATTTCCTAGTTCATTAGCGGCTTCAGCATTGATTAAAAGAATTTCTGCAAATCTTAAAATCCTGATATTCTGAATAGATCCATAACCGCAAGCACTCTTATTCAATGCTTTTGGCACATATACTTTTTGATTATAGGTAGTTACAGATTGTGCATCTCCCATAGCAATTAAATCGCCCTCCGGAGTTGTTTCCCCATTTCTAAGGATTGTAAGTTCTTTTCTGATATCACCAGGCTCAAAGGCATTTTCAAGAGCGCTGGAAGGAGTAAAGAAGCCCCAGCCAAACTGATCTCTTACTCCCTGCACTTCAGCATACTGACTCCCTTTCAATGGAGGAATACAATCACAGTTCACTTCGAAAACAGATTCTTTTCCAAATTCTCCTGACGGTCTGAATACATGGTTGAAGTCCGGATCTAAATCATACCCCATCGCCATTACCTGATTAGAGGTATCATATGCTTTCTGCCAGTCTTTCTTATAAAGATATACTTTGGAAAGTAAGCCTAATGCAGCACCTTTTGTTACTCTTCCCAAATCTGAAGCAGGATAACTCTGAGGTAGAATTTCTGCTGCACTGGTAAGATCAGAGATAATAAAGTTATACACCTCCTCTACTGAATTTCTTGGAATTTTATAATTACTCTGAAGCCCATCAAAAATAGGAACTCCGCCATATATTCTTACTAAATTAAAATAAAGGTATGCTCTCAACATTTTTGCCTCCGCAACTAATCTTGTTTTTAATGCAGAATCCATATCAATCTTTGGAACATTGGTAATCACCTGATTACAGCTGTTTAAACCTTGCCATTGTCCAATCCAATACCCTCTTACACCTTCATTACTAACCGTATACGTAAAATTATCGTATTCATTAATAAAAGAACCATCTCCAGGATTAGATCCTTTAACAACATCATCTGCTGGTACTCCAAATACAAACTGATATGGGAAAGCTGAATTATCCCAACTTCTCAGAAAGCTATAAATAGCACTTGTTGCCTGTATTGCATCCTCCTGAGTTTTGAAGAATGATTCTGCCTCCTTATACCCTTCCTGTTTTATATCTAAATAATCATTGCAACTGGCTGCAAGTGATAATAATGCGATTGATAAAAATATCTTTTTCATAATTCTTTCTTGTTAAAATGTTAAATTAAGACCCAAAGTATAGATTGCTGAAATTGGATAAATGTTATTATCCACACCCATTTGCACTCTGTCAGTATTTAAGATTTCAGGTGAGAATCCATTATATTTAAAGCTCGTCCAAGGGTTTTGAGCACTTACATATAATCTTAATTTGGTAATCGACATCGATTTTGCAAATGACGTAGGTAAATTATACCCCACCTGAATATTTCTGATTCTTATATAACTTCCATCTTCTACATAAAAACTGTTTGGTAAAATAATA
Proteins encoded in this region:
- a CDS encoding glucoamylase family protein, translated to MKRTLLSIAVTSLLFTYSCKNVQTSQSEIVKNNAVKSTITDEQLMDKVQKDALKYFWDYAEPNSLLGRERYHEDDIYPDNDKHVITTGGSGFGLATLLVGVERGFIPRKEAVKRLTHMMDFLAKADRHKGAWSHWINGETGKTVPFGKKDNGGDLVETAFLTSGILMVREYFKNGNAEEKALAEKCDELWKGIQWNWYTKGGEKVLYWHWSPEYQWEMNFPLEGYNECLITYILAASSPTYSIDAETYYKGWARNGTYLTDKTKYGLPLYVKHNYAEEYGGPLFWAQYSYVGLDPTGLSDKLVKNYFDINKNQTLIDYKYCVENPKQWKGYSPNYWGLTAGYTRNEDGSTGYTAHMPGNDNGVITPTAALSSFPYTPKESMDFLRFIYTQKPEFIGSAGPYDATSINYNNWFTPRYLAIDQGTIAPMIENYRTGFLWKLFMNAPEIQQGLKKLSFQSTKYGIK
- a CDS encoding RagB/SusD family nutrient uptake outer membrane protein, which encodes MKKIFLSIALLSLAASCNDYLDIKQEGYKEAESFFKTQEDAIQATSAIYSFLRSWDNSAFPYQFVFGVPADDVVKGSNPGDGSFINEYDNFTYTVSNEGVRGYWIGQWQGLNSCNQVITNVPKIDMDSALKTRLVAEAKMLRAYLYFNLVRIYGGVPIFDGLQSNYKIPRNSVEEVYNFIISDLTSAAEILPQSYPASDLGRVTKGAALGLLSKVYLYKKDWQKAYDTSNQVMAMGYDLDPDFNHVFRPSGEFGKESVFEVNCDCIPPLKGSQYAEVQGVRDQFGWGFFTPSSALENAFEPGDIRKELTILRNGETTPEGDLIAMGDAQSVTTYNQKVYVPKALNKSACGYGSIQNIRILRFAEILLINAEAANELGNSGAAITSLNKVRTRAKLTGTTASNQLDLRNAIWHERRVELAMEGDRFVDLVRTGQAATVLAPYGFKSGKNELFPIPFDAITESAGVFTQNPGY